The genomic window CTTGCCTTCACCGGTAAACTGAAGTGTCATGTTATCCGCAACAGGATTGGGATACACCTGTAAATCAGTCTTAACAGTCAGCAATTCCTGGGCACCCTCTTCAAAACGGAAGGCAGTGCTGCTGGTCAGGATTTTCATGGTATAGCAGGCCGTATTGCTGTAGGCGCCGCTGTATCCATACACCTGAATCTTGTAAGTGCCAACGGTTGATGTATTGTAGATAATCGTTTCGCTGGTAGTGCCGCCATTTTGCGAAGTCTTCACATTCGTGCCGCTCGGATTATAGAGCTTGATGTCATAATCGGCAGGCAGCGTGGTGAGCGTTATTTTGATATTTTTATTGGTAGTGGTATTGGCGAATGAATACCAGTCAAGGTCAGATGCGGTGCTGATCTGTGAAGAAATGTCAACACCCACCGATACAGGTTTGGCTGTAGCGCTGGTATTATTGGATTCGTAGGTTTCCACGCATCCGCCACCGCTTCCGGCTTGTATGTTAAGGGAGTAATCTTCCACTTCCCCTTCGGCAAATGATTCACAGGAAGTGGGTGCCGCGCCATATTTCATGCTCACTCTCATGCGAGTGGTAGCGGTGGAAGCTGTAGCCGGTATCGTGATGGTAGCGGTATTATTACCCGCTGCAGATGAAGAGAAGGATGCGGCAGTTTCACCGGCATCGGTGAAATCCCCGTCGGCATTCCAGTCGCAGAAAACAGCCCACTGTTCCGCATAGGTGCTTCCGGAAAACCCGGCGCTGGTAGTAATAGTGTATGCCGAACCTTTATTGACAACAGCCACTGAAGCACTGCCATTGTAGTAACCTCCTGCATCAGCACCCGATGTTCTGGAGATGCTGCCGAATGTTACGAGGTCGATGTATTCATAGGTCTGACTGATACCATTGGATGCGCAATAAGTGGTGCCGCCGGAAGACAGGGTAGTAAAAGACGATGCTGTGGAGTAAGCGGAACTGCCACTTGCACAAACAGCCTGTACCTGGTAATTGTAAACGGTGCTGGCTGTAAGGCCGGTCAGCGCTTTAGAAGTTGTGGTGGAAGTGGTGGTTGTCCAGGTCGAACTGCTGGAGAGTTTATATTGCACGTTGTAACTCGTTGCTCCACTTACAGCTGACCAGCTTACCGTTGCCGATGAGCTGGTGATGGAAGAAGCGCTCAGCCCGGAAGGTGTACCACAGGAAGTGCTGGGTGGTGTGCATCCGGATGAAGTGGTGAGTGAAAGACGGGCACCACCGGTGGCAAACAATGCCTGCATTCTTGCCTTCTGACCGGCAGTAAACATGTTCATGCAGCCATCATCCGTATAATCCATGTAATTCATAAACATATCGCCATTGGGGCCATTGCTGCAGGACACCGTCGGGAAAACAGGGCAACCGTAATTCTCATCTGCCTGGTTGGGTGTATCGGAAACATTATCTGTTCCGGTGCAGGCAGTGCCGTCGTCACCCCAGATATGATAGAGGTTCAGCCAATGGCCAACTTCATGCGTAAGCGTTCTGCCATAGTTATAGGGTGAAGCAGTGCCGGGTTGTGCAAGGCTGCCGACAGAGGAATACAATACCACCACACCATCTGTGGCAGCAGCACCACCCGGAAACTGTGCATAGCCCAGCAATCCGCCACCGAGGTTCACCGACCAGAGATTCAGATAAGAACCGGCAGGCCAGGCATCATCACCACCGGTGCTGTTATGCTTGGCGTTATCATTGGAAGAAAAGGAAGTTGCCGTTGTTGACTTGCGAACGATACCGGTAGTTGCAGCTCCATTCGGATCGCGCTGTGCCAGGCAGAACTGCACTTCGCAGTTGGCGGCTGTGGATTGCCAGACGGAGGGCGTGTTACCGGCATCTGTGTTGAGTCGTGCATAGTCGGCATTCAGCTGATTGATTTGCGCCTGTATCTGCGCATCAGAAATATTCTGTGCTGTGGTATTGTACAATACATGCACGACTACCGGAATGGTCACTACCGTCCGTGTTTCACCGCCATTAGCAGCAATATAAGACTGTGTGGCATTTTCAATGTCCTGCATGCGGAGCGCAAGATTGGGATCCTGCTGCTGCAGCCAGTGGAGATGATCCATGGTACCGCAATTCCGTTGCTGAGCGAACAAGCCGCCGGCCATCAACAATAAGATGGCCATGGAGAAGGAGAATTTTCTCATGTGTAAGTGGATTTGTTGGGTTAGAGAATGTTATGAGAAAGGTAGCTAAATATAACTAACCACCTAATTTTTAACGATATATTTTTTTATTAATCAGGGTTTATGATTTACCGGGCAACTGGCTACGCGCGGTATTGCTGTTGCCGGTTGCTTCAGCGTATGCAGATACCTCCCTGAATCCGGAGATATTGCAGGGATAGAAAAATTATCATTTTCATTTCACCTTCCGGCAGCCATGACAGGAGCATCCCCTGATTGACCATTCACCTTGAGCACCGGCTTTAATTTATTTATTTTTGAATCATGCCCGTCCTCATGCGACTTTCAGCATTGGTGAATGAGATACAGGAAACGCTGGAAGACCGTTTCGAAGGCACTTCATTTTGGGTGAATGCCGAGATTACCGATGTAAAAAAATATCCCGACAAAAGGTGGTGTTTTATCAAGTTCATCGAAAAGGAAGGAAATACAATAACTACAGAAATCAAAGGCGTTTTCTGGGGCGGCACTTACCACCACATCGAACTTTTTGAACAACAGACAAGGCAGCTTTTTGCCAACGGCCTGCTGATCAGTTGCCGTGTTCGTGTACGTTTTCATAAGCGTTATGGCCTCACGCTGGAGGTGCTGGAAATCGATACCTCCTTTGCCCTTGGCAAACTGGCCATGGACCGCGAGGCCGTGCTACAGCGGCTGGTGAAAGAAAACCCGGAGCATATCCGGCTGGAAGACGGCCAATACATAACGAAAAACAATATGCTGCCACTGCCCGTGGTGATACAGCGCATTGCACTGATCGCTGCAAAAAATTCGGATGGTGAAAGGGACTTCCTGCAGGAGTTGAAGAACAACAGGTATGGCTATTCATTTGAAATCCGTGAATACAACGTGCAGATACAGGGTGAGCAGGCCAGCGAAATGATGTGTAGTCAGTTGCAGCAAATTGGCGGTTCAGCCCGTTCCTATGATGTAGTGGTGATTGTACGGGGCGGCGGATCAGAAACAGATTTCAAACCATTCGACAACTACGAACTGGCCAAAGCGGTTGCCACCTTTCCAATCCCTATACTGACGGGTATAGGTCACGACAGAAACATCAGCATCACCGACCTCATGGCACAGGCCAGTAAAACACCTACGAAAGCAGCAGCATCTATTGTAGACCACAACCTGAATTTTGAGCAGGATATGCTCAACTTAAAAGAGCGTTTTTTCTCGGCTTTGAATCAAATGCTGCAGGTGAATAACCAGCAACTTGCCCTGATCAAAACAGCAGTGAAACAGGCAACAGCAAACTATCTCAGGAACCGCAAGACAGAACTGAAGGCTATGGAAAGGCTGGTAAAAAATTTAAGCCCTTCCATGCTGCTTGCCAAAGGATTTGCAGTGGTGGTGCAGGATGAAAAGATTATTTCGGATCCGCAGCAGATTAATGTTCATGCTTCCATAAAAACGATTCTGAAATCCACGATTATTCACAGTAACGTCACTGACAAAACGCCCTATGAAAACGAACCTGAGCTATAGCAGCGCCTATGCCGTCCTCGAAAAACTGGTAGCGCAGATGGAATCCGATGAAATACAGGTAGACGAACTTGCGGAAAAAGTAAAGCAGGCTCATGAGCTGATCGCCTTCTGCGAAAAAAAACTGCGCTCGGTAGAGAAAGAAGTGAAGAAAACTGAATCCGGGCCATAATTGAACATTTGCAGGCCTGTCTTAATGCTGATAAAGATTTTTATGCTCATCAGGATTGCCATAATCAACTGAAAAAACCAATGGCAGCATTACCAATATTGACCATGCATTCCTGAGGAATTTATGCAGCTAAAAAATGCATGCCGAAACTAAAATCCTTAAAGGTATTTTAACGTATATTAGGCTTTGGATAAGAAGGAACGGAAGCATAGATTTGCCATCTTATTCAAAAGTTATTCAATGCAGGCTTTTCACGGTAATTCATTTGCATTCCTCAACACCATTTCGTTCACGGTCTGCGATGGCATGCAGGGTTAACCATTAACTAAAATTCCATTATTCATGTTGAAGTTTACATATTCAAGGGGCGTGCTGCCTTTTGTTTTGGGTCTGATTACGCTTTTCATTTCCGGTTCTTTGATGGCACAGGTTGATCCATTATCTATCCTGTGGCAAAGGCCGGTTGGCGGAAACCTGCAGGATGAAATACGTGATCTGAAACGAACACCCGACGGAGGCTGCGTCATCACCGGATTCAGCAAATCAACGGATGGAGACGTTGCCATCAATAAAGGCGATGATGACCTTTTGGTGGCAAAGATGGATGCCTTTGGCAACATACAATGGCTTAAAACCTATGGAGGCAACGGGCAGGAATGGGGAAGACATATTGAACTAACCAGTGATGGCGGATACATCATTGCCGGCCATGCTACCTCACTCGGCGACTATCTCGATGTTACTGGCAACCATGGCGGATTTGATTACTGGGTTGTAAAGGTAGGCAGCCAGGGCGAACTGCAATGGCAAAAAACACTGGGCGGATCACTGCTTGACCTTGGCTACAGTGTTCAGCAGACTGCTGATGGTGGCTACATCGCTTTTGGCGGCGTTAAGTCAATGGATGGAAACGTAACCGGAAAGACAACAGAAGATGCCGATTACTGGCTGGTAAGGTTAGATGTGAATGGTAACATATTGTGGCAGAGAAATATCGGCGGATCAAAACATGAGGAAGGCAGTTCGGTGGAGATCACTTCAGATCACGGTTTTATTATCTCCGGCTTCACAGATTCCAACGATAAAGATGCAACGGGCAACCATGGTGAAGATGACGCTTATATCGTAAAAACGGATTCGCTGGGGAATATTGAATGGGCGCGCTGTTATGGCGGCAGCCTGGAAGATGCGGCACGTGCAGCCATTGAAACAACGGACGGCGGTTTCGTCTTTGCCGGTTATACCAATTCTGAAGATGGTGATGTAGAAACCAAGCATGATGATCAGGATATATGGGTGGTGAAGCTCGATACTGCCGGGAATATCATCTGGGAAAAAGCATTTGGAGGCGGCTCGCTGGAATACGCTTATTCCATTGAAGAAAACATAGATCATACCGGTTACCTCGTTGCCGGCCACACCGGCTCTGACGGCGGTAATATTACCGGCAACCATGGCTTGTATGACATCTGGGCTTTTGAAGTTGACCTTGATGGAAAGCTGATCTGGCAACGGGCCATCGGTGGCACCGATAATGATTATGGCAGAAGTATCACGCAATCAGCCAACGGAGATTATTTCGTAGCCGGCTATACCAGCTCGTATGACGGTGAAGTGTCGGGCAAATATGCAGGCGAAGACGGCTGGGTGATCCGGCTGAAGGGTGATTGCTTTAATCAAACCTATTTCCAGGATGCCGATGGAGACGGCTTTGGCAATCCGTCCACGGCTACCAACACCTGTATATTAACTCCCGGTTTTATTCTGAATGCCGGCGATTGTAATGATGCCGATGCAGCCGTTTATCCGAATGCTGCTGAAGTCTGCAACGGCCATGATGATGACTGCGATGCACTGTCTGATGAAGGAGTACAAACCACCTATTACCTCGATGCGGATAGCGACGGGTTCGGTAATCCTTCTGCCACCATTGCAGCATGTTCGATTGTACCTTCCGGCTATACCATCAATAACACGGATTGTAACGATGGCAGCAATGCCGTCAGGCCAACAGCCACCGAAACCTGCAACAGCATAGATGACAATTGCAATGGTTCCATTGATGAACCGATGAAAGCATATAGCTATACGAATGACCTGGCAGGAATACCTGCCGGCATTTCCGTGAATGCTACTGCCACCAACCTCACAAGGGTGAACGGTGCATTGACCATTTCAATTTGTGAAAACGGATTTTCTTCCAAGAGTTTCTCCA from Chitinophagales bacterium includes these protein-coding regions:
- the xseB gene encoding exodeoxyribonuclease VII small subunit, with translation MKTNLSYSSAYAVLEKLVAQMESDEIQVDELAEKVKQAHELIAFCEKKLRSVEKEVKKTESGP
- the xseA gene encoding exodeoxyribonuclease VII large subunit; amino-acid sequence: MPVLMRLSALVNEIQETLEDRFEGTSFWVNAEITDVKKYPDKRWCFIKFIEKEGNTITTEIKGVFWGGTYHHIELFEQQTRQLFANGLLISCRVRVRFHKRYGLTLEVLEIDTSFALGKLAMDREAVLQRLVKENPEHIRLEDGQYITKNNMLPLPVVIQRIALIAAKNSDGERDFLQELKNNRYGYSFEIREYNVQIQGEQASEMMCSQLQQIGGSARSYDVVVIVRGGGSETDFKPFDNYELAKAVATFPIPILTGIGHDRNISITDLMAQASKTPTKAAASIVDHNLNFEQDMLNLKERFFSALNQMLQVNNQQLALIKTAVKQATANYLRNRKTELKAMERLVKNLSPSMLLAKGFAVVVQDEKIISDPQQINVHASIKTILKSTIIHSNVTDKTPYENEPEL
- a CDS encoding T9SS type A sorting domain-containing protein; its protein translation is MRKFSFSMAILLLMAGGLFAQQRNCGTMDHLHWLQQQDPNLALRMQDIENATQSYIAANGGETRTVVTIPVVVHVLYNTTAQNISDAQIQAQINQLNADYARLNTDAGNTPSVWQSTAANCEVQFCLAQRDPNGAATTGIVRKSTTATSFSSNDNAKHNSTGGDDAWPAGSYLNLWSVNLGGGLLGYAQFPGGAAATDGVVVLYSSVGSLAQPGTASPYNYGRTLTHEVGHWLNLYHIWGDDGTACTGTDNVSDTPNQADENYGCPVFPTVSCSNGPNGDMFMNYMDYTDDGCMNMFTAGQKARMQALFATGGARLSLTTSSGCTPPSTSCGTPSGLSASSITSSSATVSWSAVSGATSYNVQYKLSSSSTWTTTTSTTTSKALTGLTASTVYNYQVQAVCASGSSAYSTASSFTTLSSGGTTYCASNGISQTYEYIDLVTFGSISRTSGADAGGYYNGSASVAVVNKGSAYTITTSAGFSGSTYAEQWAVFCDWNADGDFTDAGETAASFSSSAAGNNTATITIPATASTATTRMRVSMKYGAAPTSCESFAEGEVEDYSLNIQAGSGGGCVETYESNNTSATAKPVSVGVDISSQISTASDLDWYSFANTTTNKNIKITLTTLPADYDIKLYNPSGTNVKTSQNGGTTSETIIYNTSTVGTYKIQVYGYSGAYSNTACYTMKILTSSTAFRFEEGAQELLTVKTDLQVYPNPVADNMTLQFTGEGKGDAQISVYNLLGQRMYTADVLALEGDNLFNLDVQAFTNGTYIAEVMHNGTALRKQFVIAH